The DNA segment ATGCTGGCAGAGATTTCTGCTTCTCCTGAGTCTGGAGGCAAATTCATTGAGGCATCCATTGGTGAGCCAAGTAATCTGATTCCCATACTTGCATCAGATAGCGCCTCTCATGACATCGCTTCTCAAATTTATGTCGGTCTATTGAAATACGACAAGAATATCAACCTTGTTCCCTATGCTGCCGAGTCTTTTTCTGTGGAGAAAGGAGGAAAACTCATAAAATTCAAACTGCGTAAAGACATCTTTTGGACCGATGGAGTTCAGTTAACAGCTGAAGATGTTGAATTTACCTATCGACTCACCATTGATCCAAAGACACCTACGCCGTATGCGACAAATTTTAAGGCAGTGAAAACTTTTCGCTTAACAGGTCGCTTCTCGTTTGAAGTTGAATATGAAGAGCCATATGCTAAAGCTTTGGTTTCATGGGCAACGGATATATTACCCAAACATGTTCTTGAAGGGGAAGACCTTCTGAACACCAAGTATAGTCGTGAGCCTGTTGGTGCTGGCCCCTACCTACTCAAAAAATGGGAACCTGGAACACAAGTTATTTTAGAAGCAAACCCTCATTTTTTCGAAGGCCAGCCATATATTGAAACCGTTGTCTATCGTATAATTCCTGATCTCTCCACACAATTTCTTGAACTGAAAGCAGGCAATATTGATACGATGGGGCTGACGCCACTCCAGTATCTCTATCAGACATCCGGGCCTGGATGGGACAGAAGTTTCAATAAATTTGAATTCCTTTCTTCCGGGTATACTTTTCTTGGCTTCAACATGAAACATCCTTTCTTTAAGGACGTACGGGTTCGGCAGGCAATCGACTATGCCATCGACCGCAGGGAGATAGTGAAAGGGGTTCTTTACGGACTTGGAGAAGTTGCAAATGGCCCTTATAAACCAGGGACATGGCAATATGATAAAGATGTCAAGCCGAGACCTTATGATCCAGAAAAAGCTCGAAAACTTCTTGCTGATGCCGGATGGATTGATTCTGACGGAGACGGGATTCTGGACAAGGACGGCACGCCTTTTGCCTTTTCCATCATGACGAATCAAGGGAATACACAGCGTATCAAGACTGGTGTTATTTTACAGCAACGTCTTGGGGAAATCGGTATACTTGTTCATCTTCGAACCATTGAATGGGCTGCCTTCACAAAGGAATTTGTGAATAAGGGGCGCTTTGACGCGATTATTCTGGGATGGAACATCTTGCAGGATCCAGATATTTTCAGTGTCTGGCATTCCTCCATGGCGGTTGATGGGGGCTTGAATTTTACGCGTTATACCAACGCCAGACTTGATGACCTCCTTGTGCGAGGCCGAAAAATGGTCGGGCAGGAGCAAAGAAAGCCAATATATGATGAAGTGCAGCAAATTCTGCATGATGATGTTCCATATTGTTTTTTGTATGTGGCGAAAGCCTTGCCAATCGTGCAAGCTCGTGTGCAGAATATAAAAGCGGCTCCGGCCGGCATTGCATATAATTTCACCAAGTGGTGGATTCCCACATCGTACCAGCTATTACAGTAACCCAAGTTAGGCCTCATGATTCGCATTAATCAGATCACCGATAAGGTGTCTTCCTACATAGATCATCCCGATTTGGATCTCATCCAACGGGCGTATGTTTTTTCAGCTCAGGCCCACGATGGTGTCGTACGCCGTTCCGGTGAGCCATATATTTCACATCCCATGAACGTTGCCAATTTACTGGCTGACATGCAGCTTGATGAGGCAACTGTTGCAGCAGGTCTTCTTCACGACACGGTGGAGGATACGGATACCACTGTCGATGAGATAGAAGAACTTTTTGGTTCGGATGTCGCTGATATTGTTGACGGCGTGACCAAAATCTCCAAGATGGATTTTGAATCCAAGGCTGTTCAGCAGGCAGAAAATATTCGTAAGCTTATTCTGGCTATGGCCGAGGATATCCGAGTACTCATGGTGAAGCTTGCGGACAGACTGCACAACATGCGAACTCTGCAATACATGAAACCAGTCAAGCAGAGACTTATCGCCCAGGAGACACAGGATATTTATGCCCCCCTGGCAAATCGTCTGGGTTTGCACCGGGTTAAAACGGAATTGGAGGATTTGTGCCTCCGATATCTCAAACCTGATGTCTTCGAGCAGTTGACCGATGCCGTTTCAGAGCATCGAGCAGCCGGTGAGCCTTATATCGATAAAGTCATTGATCTGATTCAGAACATGCTCAATAAAAATAAAATCAAAGGGCGTGTTTATGGGCGGACGAAGCATTTTCATTCAATCCATGTCAAAATGGAGCAACAGGGACTGACCTTTGATGAAATCTATGATTTGATTGCTTTTCGTATCATCGTTGATTCTCTCAAGGATTGCTACTCTGTTCTCGGCTTGATCCATGCTGCGTGGCGTCCTGTCCCCGGTCGTTTCAAGGACTATATATCCATTCCGAAAGCTAATATGTATCAAAGTCTGCATTCAACTGTGATTGGTCCGGACGGAGAACGCATAGAGGTTCAAATTCGTACGGATGAGATGAACCAGATTGCAGAATATGGTGTGGCGGCTCATTGGCAATATAAAGAGGTTGGCAAGGGGATCAAAAAAGGGAAAACCGCTGGCACTCGGGACGCCGAACGGTATACTTGGCTGAAGCAGATCATGGATTGGCAGCGGGAATTGTCAGACCCGCGAGAATTCATGTCCTCTTTGCGGCTGGAAATGTTTCAGGATGAAGTTTATGTTTTTACTCCGAATGGTGATATCAAGGAGTTGCCGGATGGTGCCACGCCTGTTGATTTTGCCTATGCTATCCATTCGGAGGTCGGTGATATTTGTGCAGGTGCTAAAGTGAACGGAAGGATTGTTCCACTGCACAGTACATTGCAAAATGGCGATTCCGTAGAGATTATCACAGATAAGAACAGGGTTCCGAGCAGGGATTGGCTTAAATTCGTCAAAACGGCAAAAGCTCGGACGCGCATCAAGCATTACATCAGAACCGTTGAGAAAGAACGGGCTATAGCCTTGGCCAAAGAGCTTCTGGAAAAAGAAGGTCGTCGTCTGGGGATTAATGTTCAAAAAGCCATCAAAGATGGGGATTTTCTCCATCTTTTGGATGAATTTAATAGCGGGAGTGTGGATGAGTTGCTCACGCAGGTTGGCTTTTCCCGATATACACCTCGCAAAGTTCTTAAACGTCTCTATGCTATTATGCACGGAGAAGCCCTGGATTTACGGAAGCCAAAGATCAAGGAGCATGCCCCTCAATCGGAAACGCAAAAGAAGCCTAAAGGGGATGGCCTTCAGATCTCGGGTATCGATAATATTTTAGTTCGCTTTGCCAGTTGCTGCAATCCTCTTCCAGGTGAACCTATCATCGGCTATATTACTCGCGGCAGGGGCGTCACTATTCATCGGATTGATTGTCATAATGTCAAACATTTTGAAGATGAACGGCTGACTCAGGTCAGTTGGGAAGGGGTCGAGGAAAAACCATACCCAACAAAAATCAAGGTCAAATGTCTTAACAAGCCGGGGATGCTTGGTAAGATCTGTTCTATGCTGGCAGAGTCTGATGTAAATATTGATTCAGGGAGATTTGAATCAATGGTTGATGGGACTTCAGAATTGGAGTTCACCGTTGAAGTCCGAGATTTGAATCAGCTGTATTCTGCATTGACCAAGGTCAAGGCACTGAAAGCCGTTCGTGAAGCACTTCGTGTTTCCTGATTCGTTTTTTATTCGTTAGCTAAGAAAAGAGCTTTGACTGTCTCTATTGAAAGTGTGTCTTGACCGAAGGTTTTAAACCATTTTCAGGTAGACTGAGTTGTGGGAGCATGGCGCGTATGTTGTTGGTTATAGGGATTGTCCAATTATGTCCTGCGATGATAGCGTGATCATCAAGACGGGTTATTTTTGCATTGACGTATATATAACTGTCTCCCAGGACATAATACCCAGTAAGCTTTCCTGAACGAGG comes from the Pseudodesulfovibrio piezophilus C1TLV30 genome and includes:
- a CDS encoding RelA/SpoT family protein, producing the protein MIRINQITDKVSSYIDHPDLDLIQRAYVFSAQAHDGVVRRSGEPYISHPMNVANLLADMQLDEATVAAGLLHDTVEDTDTTVDEIEELFGSDVADIVDGVTKISKMDFESKAVQQAENIRKLILAMAEDIRVLMVKLADRLHNMRTLQYMKPVKQRLIAQETQDIYAPLANRLGLHRVKTELEDLCLRYLKPDVFEQLTDAVSEHRAAGEPYIDKVIDLIQNMLNKNKIKGRVYGRTKHFHSIHVKMEQQGLTFDEIYDLIAFRIIVDSLKDCYSVLGLIHAAWRPVPGRFKDYISIPKANMYQSLHSTVIGPDGERIEVQIRTDEMNQIAEYGVAAHWQYKEVGKGIKKGKTAGTRDAERYTWLKQIMDWQRELSDPREFMSSLRLEMFQDEVYVFTPNGDIKELPDGATPVDFAYAIHSEVGDICAGAKVNGRIVPLHSTLQNGDSVEIITDKNRVPSRDWLKFVKTAKARTRIKHYIRTVEKERAIALAKELLEKEGRRLGINVQKAIKDGDFLHLLDEFNSGSVDELLTQVGFSRYTPRKVLKRLYAIMHGEALDLRKPKIKEHAPQSETQKKPKGDGLQISGIDNILVRFASCCNPLPGEPIIGYITRGRGVTIHRIDCHNVKHFEDERLTQVSWEGVEEKPYPTKIKVKCLNKPGMLGKICSMLAESDVNIDSGRFESMVDGTSELEFTVEVRDLNQLYSALTKVKALKAVREALRVS
- a CDS encoding peptide-binding protein, which translates into the protein MSLRFTVIIFFSFLLLAACGESGPATPVKPVMLAEISASPESGGKFIEASIGEPSNLIPILASDSASHDIASQIYVGLLKYDKNINLVPYAAESFSVEKGGKLIKFKLRKDIFWTDGVQLTAEDVEFTYRLTIDPKTPTPYATNFKAVKTFRLTGRFSFEVEYEEPYAKALVSWATDILPKHVLEGEDLLNTKYSREPVGAGPYLLKKWEPGTQVILEANPHFFEGQPYIETVVYRIIPDLSTQFLELKAGNIDTMGLTPLQYLYQTSGPGWDRSFNKFEFLSSGYTFLGFNMKHPFFKDVRVRQAIDYAIDRREIVKGVLYGLGEVANGPYKPGTWQYDKDVKPRPYDPEKARKLLADAGWIDSDGDGILDKDGTPFAFSIMTNQGNTQRIKTGVILQQRLGEIGILVHLRTIEWAAFTKEFVNKGRFDAIILGWNILQDPDIFSVWHSSMAVDGGLNFTRYTNARLDDLLVRGRKMVGQEQRKPIYDEVQQILHDDVPYCFLYVAKALPIVQARVQNIKAAPAGIAYNFTKWWIPTSYQLLQ